A section of the Polyangium spumosum genome encodes:
- a CDS encoding AAA family ATPase — protein MLKRISVHNYNCFVAFELELPRLGVLVGSNGSGKTSLWEVLAGLQDVIIRSRDVTTAFPTRTLTRWRKDDPVQRFGLDVEVDNESYRYELEIVHNTERRLASIRRERLESGGKVLYENLDGEVHLHGDDASDEPRTSFPFNRKRSFLPDMERRHDNRRTIAFREAIARMWLLVPAPQRLEPTTVNEAYWLERDGTNFTSWFRGMNLERRGLLDDLFSALNSSMPGLQDITFERMSSEVREVMLRFRAQGAEYKLSIRELSDGQRTLVLLYGFLLGALDQAALTVFDEPEMGLSPHEMQPWLARVRKTLDDHGGQAIMISHHPLVIDYIAPASTIRFRRPNGGPTVAEEVTLKTTGGLKVSEWVSLPWVYEDEYEEEPAL, from the coding sequence ATGTTGAAGCGGATCAGCGTCCACAACTACAACTGCTTCGTCGCTTTCGAGCTGGAGTTGCCGCGGCTGGGTGTACTCGTCGGGAGCAACGGCTCGGGAAAGACGAGCCTGTGGGAGGTCCTGGCAGGGCTTCAGGATGTAATCATCCGAAGCAGGGACGTCACGACCGCCTTTCCCACGAGGACGCTCACGCGGTGGCGGAAGGACGATCCGGTCCAGCGGTTCGGCCTCGACGTCGAGGTCGACAATGAAAGCTACCGGTACGAGCTCGAAATCGTCCACAACACCGAGCGACGCCTGGCCTCGATTCGCCGCGAGCGCCTCGAGAGCGGAGGGAAGGTCCTCTACGAGAACCTCGATGGTGAGGTTCACCTTCACGGTGACGATGCATCGGACGAGCCGCGGACGAGCTTCCCGTTCAACCGCAAGCGTTCATTCCTGCCGGACATGGAGCGACGTCACGACAACCGACGTACGATCGCCTTCCGTGAAGCCATCGCCCGCATGTGGCTCCTCGTCCCGGCTCCGCAACGGCTCGAACCGACGACGGTGAACGAGGCATATTGGCTGGAGAGAGACGGGACGAACTTCACCTCGTGGTTTCGAGGGATGAATCTCGAGCGCAGGGGGCTTCTCGACGATCTCTTCTCCGCTTTGAATTCGTCGATGCCCGGACTCCAGGACATCACGTTCGAGCGCATGAGCAGCGAGGTCCGGGAGGTCATGCTGAGATTCCGTGCGCAAGGTGCCGAGTACAAGCTCTCCATCAGGGAGCTCTCCGATGGTCAACGAACCCTGGTCTTGCTTTACGGCTTCCTGCTCGGCGCGCTCGATCAGGCGGCGCTCACGGTGTTCGACGAGCCCGAGATGGGTCTTTCGCCCCACGAAATGCAGCCATGGCTCGCCCGCGTGCGAAAGACGCTCGACGATCACGGTGGACAGGCCATCATGATTTCACACCATCCCCTGGTCATCGACTACATCGCTCCAGCCAGCACCATTCGATTCCGAAGGCCGAACGGCGGTCCTACCGTCGCCGAGGAGGTGACGCTGAAAACTACGGGAGGTCTGAAGGTCTCCGAATGGGTGTCACTACCCTGGGTCTACGAGGACGAGTATGAAGAAGAGCCAGCGCTTTAG